CCTCTTGTGTAAGTAGTGCTGTCGAGGAATCCTCATGATGGTGATGTGCTCGATGCAGAGGCAGTGATCCGTCGAGAAACAGAGCGACGCAATGGTAGCCATGACGCATCGAGACCGCTTCGTACTGGCCATCGCCGCCGCATGTTTTCTGATCATCCTGATCATCGAGCAATTTGCTCCGGTCAACGTCGTCGGGGCCTATGGATACGTGTTGCCGATTTTGCTGGTGGCAACGTTTCGCAATCGCACGATGATGCTGGTCACGGTCTTGGCCTGTGTGATCGCGACCTATTCCGGCCTGCTCCAACCCACGAAGCCGGGGCGATTCCAGGCGGCGCTGATCAATCGGAGCGTCGTTGTCAGTGTCTTGTTGCTGGTCGCGTATCTCGGGATGAGTTGGGAAGAGCGAAAGGCAAGGGAAGAGGCTGCGCGAGCGGCCTTGGCGAGGGAGACGGAGAGTCTCCTGAAGGCCAATACACAACTGGTGCAGGCGAAGGATCAACTGAATCGGTCGGAACGCTTAGCGGCGGTCGGGCAGCTTGTGGCTTCCGTGGCGCACGAAGTCGGCACGCCGCTTCACTCGATTGCCTGGCATGTGCAGGCCTTGGCTGAAGAGCCGGGCGTGACCCCTGAAATGAAGAAGCGGGTGGCTGTCATTGATGAGCAACTGGCACGAGTGGTGCGCATCATCCAGGACCTGTTGTCCTCGACCCGTCCTCGGCAGCCTGAACCGGAATGGCTTTCTGTCAAAGAGGTGGTGAGCCCATCAGCGGTGCTGATGGAGCCGGCGTTTCATGAGAAGGGTCTCACGCTGACCGTCGATATTCCCAAGGACCTTCCGTTTGTGTGGGCGGACAGGGAGAAAATCCATCAAGTCCTCGTGAATGTGCTGGCGAATGCCCTCGCCGCAACCCCTGCGCAAGGGACGGTCACCATTGTCGCTCGATGTCGTGAGGCGTCAGCCGACGAACTTGAGCGTGGTCGAATCGTGGCAGATGGCATGTCGCCGATGGTGATTACCATCGCGGTGCAGGACACGGGGTGCGGGATGCCGGCAGCCGATCTAGAAAAGGCGTTTGAGCCGTTTTTTACGACGAAGGCGGTTGGCAAGGGGACCGGCTTGGGACTATTCTTAAGCCGCGAATCGGTGGTGACTCATGGCGGGAGTCTGGTGCTCAGAAGTACGATCGGCCAGGGCACAACCGTGACGATGACGTTACCGGCGATGCGACGTGATCCTGTTCCTGTGAAGGAGGAGACATAATGCAGTCAGCGACGATTCTGGTGGCCGATGACGATGCGGTGGCTCGTGAGCTGCTGGCGGAGGCGCTCAAGAAAGAAGGCTATCAGGTCGAGGCGTTTGCCAGCGGGGAAGAGGTAATTGCCAGGGGACGTGAGGGGCGGGTCGATTTGGTCCTGACCGATATTCGCATGGGGGCCGTGGATGGACTCACTGTGTTGCGGGAATTCAAGCGGGTGAACCCGAATACGGCGGTGGTGGTATTGACGGCATTCGGCTCATTGGAGGGGGCGATTGAGGCGATTAAGCAAGGGGCTTACGATTATCTCGCGAAGCCGTTTAAGCGGGAGGATATCAAGTTGGTCGTCAAGCGAGGACTGGACCACTGCCGATTGCTTCGAGAGAATGCGCGGTTCCGAGAGGAGTTAAAGAGCAAGGGCGAGTGGTCTCCCTTGGTCGGCAGCAGCACGGCAATGTTGGAGGTCTACAAGCTGGTCGCCCGGGTGGCAGAGAGCAAGAGCACTGTGTTGCTGCAAGGAGAGAGCGGGACCGGCAAAGAACTGATCGCCCGGGCGATTCATACGAACGGTCCTCGCCGGGATAAGCCCTTCATCCCGGTCAACTGCGGCGCATTGCCGGATACGTTGCTGGAGTCGGAAATGTTTGGATATGAGAAGGGTGCGTTCACCGGGGCCGCCGGGACTAAGGTTGGACTCTTCGAATCGGCCAACGGAGGGACATTATTTCTCGACGAGATCGGTGAGCTCGGACAAGCATTGCAAGTGAAGTTGTTGCGGGTCATGCAAGATCAGGAAGTTCGGCGAGTGGGGAGTACGACATCCACGAAAGTCGATGTTCGGATTATTGCTGCCACTAACCGCGATCTGGAACAGTTGGTGAAAGAAGGCAAGTTTCGGGACGATCTGTTCTACCGCCTGAAAGTGGTGCCGATTACGTTGCCGTCGCTCGTGGACCGACGTGAGGATATTCCGATGCTGGTGCATCACTTCCTGCAGAAATGTGCGGCGGGGACCGGTCATGCCGTTCGGGGAGTGTTGCCGGACACGATGACGCTCCTGACCCAGTACCGTTGGCCGGGCAACGTGCGTGAGCTGGAGAATGCGATTGAACGCGCGGTGTCTCTCAGCCATGGGCCACTGCTGACGCCGGAGGATCTCCCAGAAGTCATTCGCCAGGGCGCCACGGCGGATGCTGCCTCCAGGCTGTCGCACTCCGATGGTCTCGATGATGTCTATCTTACGTTAGAGGAGGTGGAAAAGCGTCATTTGATTCGTGTGCTCAAGGAGACCAAAGGGAATAAGGTGAAGGCCGCCAAAATCCTCGGCATTGATCGGCGCACGCTCTATCGCATGGCCGAACGATTTGGCTTGGATCTTGGAGAAGAGACAGAGGGAACTGAAAAAGAACCTGCCTAACCCGCACGGCTCATGATGGTTCGTGGCGAAACCACTTACATGGCGCATCTCGTGAAATGTCGCGGCCAACGGGTTCAGGTTTCATGTTCCAAGTGTTCCCACAACATGAAACGTGAACCCGTGCCGTGTCCCCTGGAATTCAGGATCAAGGGGACGGGCAATGGATATTGTCGCAGCGGCGTATTGGTTACAGGAGAAGCGCACATGAATAAGGAGAACAATAATGAAGTGACAAAAAAGCCACGGCTTTGAGGCCGTGGCTTTTTTGTGCATTATATCCGGTCGGATGGCGCGAACGTGCCGTTACTGTTTTCCGCCGTAAAACGTATCCGTGGTGTAGGTCGTCTGGACGATTTTCAGCTCGTTCTTGATCAAGCGCAGTTTATTGCCGGCGCTCTGTGGAACTTGGGTTGGTGTTGGCCCCCAGCTATCGAAGAATGTTTGTTTGCCTTCCGATGCGACTTGGAGGCGGAGACGGGAACTCTGAGCAGTTTCGGATGCCACCGACGCTTCTGCACGGCTCCTGACCACACCGTACCGCCCTGTTACGAGCCAATCAAAAATGCTCGGCTGTTCATTTCTATAGCCTGTCTGAAGTTGAGATCCCTCTTTCCAGTCCACCTCGTAATCGTCGTCTTGCAGGATTTTGGTCACAGCGGCTTTCACACGGTCTGCCGGAACAGGCAGAGTGACCTCGACAATATCCGGCTCCACGGGGCGCTGAACACTACTACATCCAAACGTAACAGCTGCGAGGGCGACAATGGCAAGGTAGTCCATTCGGATCATTTTGATCTGGCCTCCTTCAGACGGTAGACAAGGTGAGTATCGGTCTGCGTCACTCCTTCGATGCCATGGATCCGACTCAGCACGAGCTGAGTCAACGCGTCTTGATCAGGGATATCGGCTATGGCGATGATATCAGGCTTTCCCCAACAGGGATCAATCGTCTTGATCTCTTTAATTTCTCCGAGCGTTTTGACAACGGACGATGTCATCCCCGGCATCACATTGATCAGAACATAGGCCCGATCTAATGTGCCGGGATCTCCTGGTTTTGGGCCATGAATGGTGTAAGGGACTGTCCCAGGAGTGGGTTGCTTTATAGCAAAGTCGCTTTGGCCTGTCAACACAGGCTTGCGAGGCGAGGCCTTGGAGGACGAGGTTGCCGACGGGATGGATTTAAGGTTTGGTTTTGCCATGGTCTCACTTTGGCGCGACAAGCACCTCGATCCGACAGTGCTCGCTGACGCTGGTTAAGGTGGTTTCGAGCCGTTTCGGACTTCCGATGCGGCCTTCCGGATCGTAGACAAAACAAAACAGGGTGGAACAGCGACCTTGAGTCCGATAATACGCAGCGTCCGCCAGGACCTGGTCCGTCAGCTCTTTCGTTGTCAGTCCTGGTCCGGTCTTCTTCGCGACGATGGCGATCTGATCTCGATTCACCACCAGTGTGGTCCGCGAGGCGCCTTTTGTGTAGGGTGGCGTCCATTCGTCGGTTGCCACCTCATCGAACTCTACTTTCATCAAGGCACACAAGAGATCCTGTAAGTCATATTCGTCATCAACCTCAATGGTTGGACGGTAGTCCTTTCGAAGACGGAGCTGACGGGCGACTGAGTGAAAACGCAGGCAGACTTTCCGGATGAGTGAGAGCGGGTCCTGATCAAGTGTCGCTCCAATTGTGGTCGGATTGCTTAGGTTGAGCGAGGGTGTGTCTGCTGCACGCTGCTGAGAGCTATGTCCTCCAAGAGGTGACATGGTTGAAGGTCTTTCCTGTTGGCTTGACTCCGGAATTGGGACAGTGAGGTGTGGAGCGAGGTAGGGGGAGGATGCTGGTACAGTTATAAGAGGTGCAGCTGGCCTCTGGATGGCTTCTAGAGGTTTGTCAATCGGCGATAGGAGAGGGGGAAGAGATGGAGATGGTCCCGTGATCGGAAGAGGAAGAGGCACAGAAGTGACTGTTGGCTGAGCAAGAGGCTCGATCGTTGCCGGGGACGGCTTTGGAGTTGGTGGAGGAACTGGTGCCAAGGTGGCTGGTGGTGCTGATGTCCTTTGTTCGGGAGGAGTCGGCAGTGCTGATGGCAGGGGAGAGAGAGTCGATATGGGCGTGAGCGTTGGAGGCTGTGGTTTGATCGTCGATTGTCGTGGTGCGGTCGGGGTACTGGGTGGAATTGAGGTCTCCACGTACGGTGTCGTGGCGGCCGCGACAGTAGGGGGGGCAGGCTGCGGCGTTTGCGTCGCCTCGGGTGTGGTGGCCGGTGTTGAAACGAGTTCCAAGTGCTTTGCGGGGGGAGGAGTTGGATGGGAAGCGGGGGCTGCTGTGGGAGGCGGTTTCAGCCCCTGTAGTTCAAGCTTTCGGTCCATGAGGGTCTGAATCAACCCCGTAATGACAACGAGGCTCTGGGCGGTCTCCCCCTTGTCTCCCGTACGAATCTTAAAATTCCGATATGTTTGGAATTCCTGTGCTCGTTCCCCGAACGTCTGTCGTAAACACTCCCGAAACTTCAGCTCGGCTTTGCTTCGGGCGGCATCGCGGTAGGGGAAACCGTCCTGGCTGAAGTCATGGATGGCCGTCAGCAGTTCCTGAAATTTGTTGATGCCGAGCGTGAGCTCTTCGAGTAGGTCGGCTTTAGCTCGTGGGCGTTGTGGTTCCCCTGCGCGTGCGCGTGCCATGGTCGTGCAAAAAGTCTAACTGAGGGGTCCGAACCGAGCAAGGAAACAACGGGTTTTCGCTTGAGGGCCTGAGATGGGATGAGATTATCCCGCATTCCACATTCATGATGGTGCGTCACGAAACCAAGTGGATCGCGGAGTCCGTGAAACGTCGTTCGTGAAGTGTATCTCGTTCTGGATTAAGACGCTTCACGAACAACGGATATTGTTGCAGTGGTGTAGTAGCGGTTGCAGGAGAAGCGTTCATGCACGATTTGGGTTCGGGTATCGGGGAACGGCGATCGCTTACCGTGGATTCACCGCGAGAAAGTCCTCGGTAAAGTCTTTGATCAGCGGTTCGACCGCGTCCGCGATGATTTGATTCAAGTTCTCCTGTCGTACCATTCCAATCACACTGGCCGACCACGTGGTTCCCCAGATTTTTTTGTTCTTCATCGACGGCAAGCCGACGAGTTGCTTGAGATCCACCGTGACTGTATAGGCGTACAGCCCGAGCTCTTCCTTGAGGGTATTGACGTTGACGTAGAGGTAGGGTGATGAGCCGGAACGCGTTCGTTCAGTGAGGAGGCGGATGCCCTTTGAGCGAAGAGTTTGCTCGACCGTTGAACGGATCGTCTCTTGCGAAAGCCCGTCAGTTGAGGCATCGGGACCCACCTCCTCAATGACGACTCCCAGTCCCAACATCCCGCGTAGCGATTCCCGGCTTCCAGAATCGAGCGCATTCACAACCCCAATGT
This window of the Nitrospira sp. genome carries:
- a CDS encoding Lrp/AsnC ligand binding domain-containing protein; the encoded protein is MPGMTSSVVKTLGEIKEIKTIDPCWGKPDIIAIADIPDQDALTQLVLSRIHGIEGVTQTDTHLVYRLKEARSK
- a CDS encoding sigma-54-dependent Fis family transcriptional regulator, which gives rise to MQSATILVADDDAVARELLAEALKKEGYQVEAFASGEEVIARGREGRVDLVLTDIRMGAVDGLTVLREFKRVNPNTAVVVLTAFGSLEGAIEAIKQGAYDYLAKPFKREDIKLVVKRGLDHCRLLRENARFREELKSKGEWSPLVGSSTAMLEVYKLVARVAESKSTVLLQGESGTGKELIARAIHTNGPRRDKPFIPVNCGALPDTLLESEMFGYEKGAFTGAAGTKVGLFESANGGTLFLDEIGELGQALQVKLLRVMQDQEVRRVGSTTSTKVDVRIIAATNRDLEQLVKEGKFRDDLFYRLKVVPITLPSLVDRREDIPMLVHHFLQKCAAGTGHAVRGVLPDTMTLLTQYRWPGNVRELENAIERAVSLSHGPLLTPEDLPEVIRQGATADAASRLSHSDGLDDVYLTLEEVEKRHLIRVLKETKGNKVKAAKILGIDRRTLYRMAERFGLDLGEETEGTEKEPA